A genome region from Pseudoalteromonas tetraodonis includes the following:
- a CDS encoding FKBP-type peptidyl-prolyl cis-trans isomerase, translating to MSDNFTTDAEKASYGIGLQMGEQLKANPFEGLNLNSVFEGMKDAYAGSAFQVEIPEIQAAFEKINEEIQARREEEAKVLAAEGIAFLEENAKRPEITVTESGLQYEVLATGEGEKPTAESTVRVDYHGTLVNGTVFDSSYERGQPAEFPVGGVIKGWTEALQMMPVGTKWRLYVPHELAYGERGAGAAIAPYSTLVFDVELHAIL from the coding sequence ATGTCAGATAATTTTACTACAGATGCTGAAAAAGCAAGTTACGGTATTGGCTTACAAATGGGTGAGCAACTTAAGGCTAACCCTTTTGAAGGTTTAAACTTAAATTCAGTATTTGAAGGCATGAAAGATGCGTATGCAGGCAGTGCTTTTCAAGTAGAGATCCCTGAGATCCAAGCTGCATTTGAGAAAATCAACGAAGAGATCCAAGCTCGTCGTGAAGAAGAAGCTAAAGTATTGGCTGCTGAAGGTATTGCATTTTTAGAAGAAAACGCAAAACGTCCTGAAATTACAGTTACTGAGTCAGGTCTTCAGTACGAAGTACTTGCAACAGGTGAAGGCGAAAAGCCAACTGCAGAGTCTACAGTACGTGTTGATTACCACGGTACTTTAGTAAACGGTACTGTTTTTGATAGCTCATACGAGCGCGGTCAACCTGCTGAATTCCCAGTAGGTGGCGTGATCAAAGGTTGGACTGAAGCATTACAAATGATGCCAGTAGGTACTAAATGGCGTTTATACGTTCCTCATGAGCTTGCTTATGGTGAACGTGGTGCCGGTGCTGCAATCGCACCTTACTCAACTCTAGTATTTGACGTTGAGTTACACGCAATTCTTTAA
- a CDS encoding TonB-dependent receptor, with translation MTKLTLISSALLSVLCSHSALAATINGTVTDSKKQPIANATIHVHGKSQSVKSNEQGQFSIDIDAKSQLHISKDNYIDSRISLENVDDTITVTLKPSSVETVVVYASALHKNSLEMISPVSVLSGDELKNKAKPTLGETLKGIPGVNASYFGPVSSSPIIRGLGGPRVKITQNGLDSSDASRIGPDHATSSDSLAAEQIEVLRGPSTLLYGSGAIGGVVNVVDNRIPTNNIDALSGAAQYTHDTVSNANTYAAKLETGSNNFNFHFDGTKRSGDDYQTPRFNLPDEHEEGEVHIEGDEETATSVENTFIDSETVNFGTSYVGEHLTVGFSYGNIETDYGIPGHSHDHGHAHEEEGDHEAHADEEHAETPVYAHLEQDRWQGLVSYAFHDNWIESINLRLGYTDYTHSEIEDGAIGTTFSNETTEARLNVEHQLGQWHGMIGYHYSESDYDAIGEEAFTPASVTTTHALYLLEERTFGDVTVELGARLEDYDIKSDVDTHQHSHDEQPVSADETINYTQSFTNVSASAGAIWEYMPSHNLAVSLSHSERAPLSAELLSNGVHVATGTYELGLGYHIEGAEAHFEPEEIKQETSTNLDISLRRFSGDFGYTVNFFYNDIKNFYYQQNTGLVFDEMDGFESAANGHSDAIDVYQFTSKDAQLYGFEFDAHYQINPSAMVKVFGDSTRAKLKDNEGNLPRIPANKLGSELQYTLGNAQFTLTGTHYFEQNDISAYETATDGYTLIDLQANYQLDLGAVDTQLYLSVDNITDELGFVHSSFIKDTAPLPGRNFQFGVRGYF, from the coding sequence ATGACAAAGTTAACACTCATATCCTCAGCGCTACTGTCTGTTTTGTGTTCTCACTCTGCCCTAGCAGCAACGATTAACGGCACAGTAACAGATTCAAAAAAACAACCTATTGCTAATGCAACTATCCATGTTCATGGAAAGTCACAAAGCGTGAAAAGCAATGAACAAGGTCAGTTTAGCATCGACATAGATGCTAAAAGCCAATTACATATTAGTAAAGATAACTACATCGATTCACGTATATCGCTTGAGAATGTAGACGATACAATTACTGTTACATTAAAGCCGTCTTCGGTTGAAACTGTGGTTGTGTATGCCTCGGCACTGCATAAAAATAGCTTAGAAATGATTTCACCTGTAAGCGTACTATCAGGGGATGAACTAAAAAATAAAGCGAAACCGACCCTAGGTGAAACACTTAAAGGAATACCAGGAGTAAACGCTAGCTACTTCGGTCCTGTGTCTTCAAGTCCGATTATTCGTGGCCTAGGTGGTCCTCGTGTTAAAATTACTCAAAACGGTTTAGATAGCAGTGATGCATCACGTATCGGTCCAGATCACGCAACATCAAGTGATAGCTTAGCCGCTGAACAAATTGAAGTACTACGAGGCCCAAGCACCCTACTATATGGCTCTGGTGCTATTGGCGGTGTAGTAAATGTGGTTGATAACCGTATTCCAACCAATAATATTGACGCACTCTCGGGAGCGGCACAATACACACACGATACCGTTTCAAATGCGAACACCTATGCGGCAAAATTAGAAACAGGCAGCAATAACTTTAATTTTCATTTTGATGGCACCAAACGCAGTGGTGATGACTATCAAACGCCTCGCTTTAACCTACCGGATGAACATGAAGAAGGTGAAGTACACATTGAGGGCGATGAAGAAACAGCCACTTCAGTTGAAAATACCTTTATCGACAGTGAAACAGTAAACTTTGGTACCAGCTATGTCGGTGAGCATTTAACTGTTGGCTTTTCATACGGCAATATTGAAACAGATTATGGCATTCCTGGGCATTCACATGATCACGGTCATGCCCATGAAGAAGAAGGCGATCATGAAGCGCACGCGGATGAAGAACACGCAGAAACTCCCGTTTATGCTCATTTAGAGCAAGATCGTTGGCAAGGACTGGTAAGTTATGCATTTCATGATAACTGGATTGAATCGATTAATCTTCGTCTTGGCTACACCGACTACACTCACAGTGAAATTGAAGATGGCGCGATTGGCACCACGTTTAGTAACGAAACCACTGAAGCACGTTTAAATGTAGAGCATCAGTTAGGCCAATGGCATGGCATGATTGGCTATCACTATAGTGAATCTGATTACGATGCAATTGGCGAAGAAGCGTTTACGCCTGCAAGTGTCACTACCACTCATGCGTTATATTTACTTGAAGAACGCACATTTGGCGATGTCACCGTAGAGCTTGGCGCCCGCCTAGAAGATTATGATATCAAAAGTGATGTAGATACACATCAGCACAGCCATGATGAACAACCTGTATCGGCAGATGAGACTATTAACTACACCCAAAGCTTTACTAATGTAAGTGCCTCAGCCGGTGCGATTTGGGAGTATATGCCAAGTCACAACCTAGCCGTTAGCTTATCACATTCAGAGCGTGCGCCACTTTCAGCTGAGTTACTCTCTAATGGTGTGCATGTTGCCACAGGTACTTATGAGCTTGGTTTGGGCTATCATATTGAAGGGGCAGAAGCGCATTTTGAACCTGAAGAAATTAAACAAGAGACCTCAACCAATCTTGATATTAGTTTACGTCGTTTTAGCGGTGACTTTGGCTACACCGTCAACTTTTTCTATAACGATATTAAAAACTTTTATTATCAACAAAACACCGGATTAGTGTTTGATGAGATGGATGGCTTTGAGTCTGCTGCCAATGGACACAGCGATGCAATTGATGTTTATCAATTTACCAGTAAAGATGCGCAGCTTTATGGTTTTGAATTTGATGCACATTATCAAATAAACCCCAGCGCCATGGTAAAAGTATTTGGTGACTCTACTCGCGCCAAACTAAAAGATAATGAAGGTAATTTACCACGTATCCCTGCCAATAAATTGGGCTCAGAACTACAATATACTCTAGGTAATGCGCAATTTACCTTAACAGGAACCCATTACTTTGAGCAAAATGATATTAGTGCTTACGAAACGGCAACGGATGGCTATACATTAATTGATTTACAAGCCAATTATCAACTTGATTTAGGCGCAGTTGACACGCAGCTATACCTAAGTGTTGATAACATTACTGATGAACTTGGTTTTGTACATAGTTCATTTATTAAAGATACGGCACCTCTTCCTGGACGTAACTTCCAATTTGGCGTTAGAGGCTACTTTTAA